The Caenorhabditis elegans chromosome II genome has a segment encoding these proteins:
- the lin-26 gene encoding Transcription factor lin-26 (Confirmed by transcript evidence): MILHGFHLSTSSHCLPFIFRHLFIFHSITALCDHMLSKFVVVEVSNSNNTMTLVEYLVTHGFDKFAVVTDLVDHPSFKYKDGSSSPESPSTTASTAAQHTPPRTAVSTPTSINTPVPPHQNKQRHSIDKIAANLSTKKVSPSSIEKQLQRTSHNPLHQLSTPHALSQLQKLLEEQHKINQMNIQKKEQERQQAEIQRILLQQANAAQINHSFGLERLTPEYDDNHHSETISKASSEDLKTEPDSTDFGLGTSDDQVRASMLHLLHPVFAPAFGMLDAENIFGAASKPTTPASKRRNTDSNGAPSKKHRWLPVNELEESRSSRGKNCGRVHCKATYKCALCGKPTTLNSTGSRWNLLRHVIMIHSDCKPYKCWDCDFTGIKSNVISHARQCRHNAEDAHDITTDEMRAEWNLRLHECFPDYVRAKERGWQPEEVTVKKEEVEESPTLVKQELTLVKQEPTFAEQLEPMAQPLV; this comes from the exons ATGATTCTTCATGGCTTTCACTTGTCGACGTCTTCCCATTGTCTTCCATTCATCTTTCGTCATCTCTTCATATTTCACTCAATCACTGCCTTGTGCGATcat atgcttTCTAAATTTGTGGTAGTCGAAGTAAGCAACTCAAATAACACAATGACACTGGTGGAATACTTG GTAACGCATGGATTCGACAAGTTTGCAGTTGTAACAGATTTAGTTGATCACCCTTCTTTCAAGTACAAGGATGGTTCATCAAGTCCCGAATCTCCATCAACAACTGCTTCAACTGCTGCCCAACACACACCACCACGAACAGCAGTTTCAACACCTACATCCATCAACACTCCAGTTCCACCACATCAAAACAAACAGAGGCATTCAATTGACAAAATCGCTGCAAATTTAtccaccaaaaaggtttcaCCATCATCTATTGAGAAGCAGCTCCAAAGAACATCTCATAATCCTCTTCATCAACTATCTACCCCACATGCATTGAGTCAACTACAGAAATTGCTGGAGGAGCAGCACAAGATTAATCAGatgaatattcagaaaaaggaACAGGAGAGGCAGCAAGCTGAGATTCAAAGAATTCTGCTCCAACAGGCAAATGCTGCTCAGATTAATCACTCATTTGGATTAGAAAGGCTAACACCAGAATATGATGATAATCATCATAGTGAAACAATATCTAAAGCTAGCTCTGAAGATTTGAAGACTGAGCCCGATTCAACTGATTTTGGGCTTGGAACAAGCGACGATCAAGTACGTGCTTCAATGCTTCATCTGCTTCATCCAGTATTTGCTCCAGCTTTTGGGATGCTTGATGCCGAGAATATCTTTGGAGCTGCATCAAAACCAACGACGCCTGCATCAAAACGACGAAACACTGATTCAAATGGTGCTCCATCGAAAAAACATCGTTGGCTCCCAGTCAATGAGCTTGAAGAGAGTCGATCATCGCGAGGAAAGAACTGCGGAAGAGTTCATTGCAAGGCCACCTACAAGTGTGCACTCTGTGGAAAGCCAACAACACTCAACTCAACAGGATCTCGTTGGAATCTTCTGCGCCACGTCATCATGATCCATTCGGATTGTAAGCCATATAAG TGTTGGGATTGTGACTTCACCGGAATAAAATCCAACGTTATCTCCCACGCCAGGCAATGTCGTCACAACGCCGAAGATGCCCATGACATTAC tACCGACGAGATGCGTGCCGAATGGAATCTCCGCCTTCACGAATGCTTCCCAGATTATGTGCGTGCTAAAGAACGTGGATGGCAACCAGAGGAGGTTACTGTAAAGAAAGAAGAAGTAGAGGAGTCTCCAACTCTTGTCAAACAAGAACTCACTCTTGTTAAACAAGAACCCACTTTTGCCGAGCAACTCGAGCCAATGGCTCAACCATTGGTGTAG
- the lin-26 gene encoding Transcription factor lin-26 (Partially confirmed by transcript evidence), translating to MILHGFHLSTSSHCLPFIFRHLFIFHSITALCDHVISNYCNSLKLSNNKFNQMLSKFVVVEVSNSNNTMTLVEYLVTHGFDKFAVVTDLVDHPSFKYKDGSSSPESPSTTASTAAQHTPPRTAVSTPTSINTPVPPHQNKQRHSIDKIAANLSTKKVSPSSIEKQLQRTSHNPLHQLSTPHALSQLQKLLEEQHKINQMNIQKKEQERQQAEIQRILLQQANAAQINHSFGLERLTPEYDDNHHSETISKASSEDLKTEPDSTDFGLGTSDDQVRASMLHLLHPVFAPAFGMLDAENIFGAASKPTTPASKRRNTDSNGAPSKKHRWLPVNELEESRSSRGKNCGRVHCKATYKCALCGKPTTLNSTGSRWNLLRHVIMIHSDCKPYKCWDCDFTGIKSNVISHARQCRHNAEDAHDITTDEMRAEWNLRLHECFPDYVRAKERGWQPEEVTVKKEEVEESPTLVKQELTLVKQEPTFAEQLEPMAQPLV from the exons ATGATTCTTCATGGCTTTCACTTGTCGACGTCTTCCCATTGTCTTCCATTCATCTTTCGTCATCTCTTCATATTTCACTCAATCACTGCCTTGTGCGATcatgtaatttcaaactattgTAATTCgttgaaattatcaaataataaatttaatcaG atgcttTCTAAATTTGTGGTAGTCGAAGTAAGCAACTCAAATAACACAATGACACTGGTGGAATACTTG GTAACGCATGGATTCGACAAGTTTGCAGTTGTAACAGATTTAGTTGATCACCCTTCTTTCAAGTACAAGGATGGTTCATCAAGTCCCGAATCTCCATCAACAACTGCTTCAACTGCTGCCCAACACACACCACCACGAACAGCAGTTTCAACACCTACATCCATCAACACTCCAGTTCCACCACATCAAAACAAACAGAGGCATTCAATTGACAAAATCGCTGCAAATTTAtccaccaaaaaggtttcaCCATCATCTATTGAGAAGCAGCTCCAAAGAACATCTCATAATCCTCTTCATCAACTATCTACCCCACATGCATTGAGTCAACTACAGAAATTGCTGGAGGAGCAGCACAAGATTAATCAGatgaatattcagaaaaaggaACAGGAGAGGCAGCAAGCTGAGATTCAAAGAATTCTGCTCCAACAGGCAAATGCTGCTCAGATTAATCACTCATTTGGATTAGAAAGGCTAACACCAGAATATGATGATAATCATCATAGTGAAACAATATCTAAAGCTAGCTCTGAAGATTTGAAGACTGAGCCCGATTCAACTGATTTTGGGCTTGGAACAAGCGACGATCAAGTACGTGCTTCAATGCTTCATCTGCTTCATCCAGTATTTGCTCCAGCTTTTGGGATGCTTGATGCCGAGAATATCTTTGGAGCTGCATCAAAACCAACGACGCCTGCATCAAAACGACGAAACACTGATTCAAATGGTGCTCCATCGAAAAAACATCGTTGGCTCCCAGTCAATGAGCTTGAAGAGAGTCGATCATCGCGAGGAAAGAACTGCGGAAGAGTTCATTGCAAGGCCACCTACAAGTGTGCACTCTGTGGAAAGCCAACAACACTCAACTCAACAGGATCTCGTTGGAATCTTCTGCGCCACGTCATCATGATCCATTCGGATTGTAAGCCATATAAG TGTTGGGATTGTGACTTCACCGGAATAAAATCCAACGTTATCTCCCACGCCAGGCAATGTCGTCACAACGCCGAAGATGCCCATGACATTAC tACCGACGAGATGCGTGCCGAATGGAATCTCCGCCTTCACGAATGCTTCCCAGATTATGTGCGTGCTAAAGAACGTGGATGGCAACCAGAGGAGGTTACTGTAAAGAAAGAAGAAGTAGAGGAGTCTCCAACTCTTGTCAAACAAGAACTCACTCTTGTTAAACAAGAACCCACTTTTGCCGAGCAACTCGAGCCAATGGCTCAACCATTGGTGTAG
- the lin-26 gene encoding Transcription factor lin-26 (Confirmed by transcript evidence), translating into MLSKFVVVEVSNSNNTMTLVEYLVTHGFDKFAVVTDLVDHPSFKYKDGSSSPESPSTTASTAAQHTPPRTAVSTPTSINTPVPPHQNKQRHSIDKIAANLSTKKVSPSSIEKQLQRTSHNPLHQLSTPHALSQLQKLLEEQHKINQMNIQKKEQERQQAEIQRILLQQANAAQINHSFGLERLTPEYDDNHHSETISKASSEDLKTEPDSTDFGLGTSDDQVRASMLHLLHPVFAPAFGMLDAENIFGAASKPTTPASKRRNTDSNGAPSKKHRWLPVNELEESRSSRGKNCGRVHCKATYKCALCGKPTTLNSTGSRWNLLRHVIMIHSDCKPYKYRRDACRMESPPSRMLPRLCAC; encoded by the exons atgcttTCTAAATTTGTGGTAGTCGAAGTAAGCAACTCAAATAACACAATGACACTGGTGGAATACTTG GTAACGCATGGATTCGACAAGTTTGCAGTTGTAACAGATTTAGTTGATCACCCTTCTTTCAAGTACAAGGATGGTTCATCAAGTCCCGAATCTCCATCAACAACTGCTTCAACTGCTGCCCAACACACACCACCACGAACAGCAGTTTCAACACCTACATCCATCAACACTCCAGTTCCACCACATCAAAACAAACAGAGGCATTCAATTGACAAAATCGCTGCAAATTTAtccaccaaaaaggtttcaCCATCATCTATTGAGAAGCAGCTCCAAAGAACATCTCATAATCCTCTTCATCAACTATCTACCCCACATGCATTGAGTCAACTACAGAAATTGCTGGAGGAGCAGCACAAGATTAATCAGatgaatattcagaaaaaggaACAGGAGAGGCAGCAAGCTGAGATTCAAAGAATTCTGCTCCAACAGGCAAATGCTGCTCAGATTAATCACTCATTTGGATTAGAAAGGCTAACACCAGAATATGATGATAATCATCATAGTGAAACAATATCTAAAGCTAGCTCTGAAGATTTGAAGACTGAGCCCGATTCAACTGATTTTGGGCTTGGAACAAGCGACGATCAAGTACGTGCTTCAATGCTTCATCTGCTTCATCCAGTATTTGCTCCAGCTTTTGGGATGCTTGATGCCGAGAATATCTTTGGAGCTGCATCAAAACCAACGACGCCTGCATCAAAACGACGAAACACTGATTCAAATGGTGCTCCATCGAAAAAACATCGTTGGCTCCCAGTCAATGAGCTTGAAGAGAGTCGATCATCGCGAGGAAAGAACTGCGGAAGAGTTCATTGCAAGGCCACCTACAAGTGTGCACTCTGTGGAAAGCCAACAACACTCAACTCAACAGGATCTCGTTGGAATCTTCTGCGCCACGTCATCATGATCCATTCGGATTGTAAGCCATATAAG tACCGACGAGATGCGTGCCGAATGGAATCTCCGCCTTCACGAATGCTTCCCAGATTATGTGCGTGCTAA
- the lin-26 gene encoding Transcription factor lin-26 (Confirmed by transcript evidence) has protein sequence MLSKFVVVEVSNSNNTMTLVEYLVTHGFDKFAVVTDLVDHPSFKYKDGSSSPESPSTTASTAAQHTPPRTAVSTPTSINTPVPPHQNKQRHSIDKIAANLSTKKVSPSSIEKQLQRTSHNPLHQLSTPHALSQLQKLLEEQHKINQMNIQKKEQERQQAEIQRILLQQANAAQINHSFGLERLTPEYDDNHHSETISKASSEDLKTEPDSTDFGLGTSDDQVRASMLHLLHPVFAPAFGMLDAENIFGAASKPTTPASKRRNTDSNGAPSKKHRWLPVNELEESRSSRGKNCGRVHCKATYKCALCGKPTTLNSTGSRWNLLRHVIMIHSDCKPYKCWDCDFTGIKSNVISHARQCRHNAEDAHDITTDEMRAEWNLRLHECFPDYVRAKERGWQPEEVTVKKEEVEESPTLVKQELTLVKQEPTFAEQLEPMAQPLV, from the exons atgcttTCTAAATTTGTGGTAGTCGAAGTAAGCAACTCAAATAACACAATGACACTGGTGGAATACTTG GTAACGCATGGATTCGACAAGTTTGCAGTTGTAACAGATTTAGTTGATCACCCTTCTTTCAAGTACAAGGATGGTTCATCAAGTCCCGAATCTCCATCAACAACTGCTTCAACTGCTGCCCAACACACACCACCACGAACAGCAGTTTCAACACCTACATCCATCAACACTCCAGTTCCACCACATCAAAACAAACAGAGGCATTCAATTGACAAAATCGCTGCAAATTTAtccaccaaaaaggtttcaCCATCATCTATTGAGAAGCAGCTCCAAAGAACATCTCATAATCCTCTTCATCAACTATCTACCCCACATGCATTGAGTCAACTACAGAAATTGCTGGAGGAGCAGCACAAGATTAATCAGatgaatattcagaaaaaggaACAGGAGAGGCAGCAAGCTGAGATTCAAAGAATTCTGCTCCAACAGGCAAATGCTGCTCAGATTAATCACTCATTTGGATTAGAAAGGCTAACACCAGAATATGATGATAATCATCATAGTGAAACAATATCTAAAGCTAGCTCTGAAGATTTGAAGACTGAGCCCGATTCAACTGATTTTGGGCTTGGAACAAGCGACGATCAAGTACGTGCTTCAATGCTTCATCTGCTTCATCCAGTATTTGCTCCAGCTTTTGGGATGCTTGATGCCGAGAATATCTTTGGAGCTGCATCAAAACCAACGACGCCTGCATCAAAACGACGAAACACTGATTCAAATGGTGCTCCATCGAAAAAACATCGTTGGCTCCCAGTCAATGAGCTTGAAGAGAGTCGATCATCGCGAGGAAAGAACTGCGGAAGAGTTCATTGCAAGGCCACCTACAAGTGTGCACTCTGTGGAAAGCCAACAACACTCAACTCAACAGGATCTCGTTGGAATCTTCTGCGCCACGTCATCATGATCCATTCGGATTGTAAGCCATATAAG TGTTGGGATTGTGACTTCACCGGAATAAAATCCAACGTTATCTCCCACGCCAGGCAATGTCGTCACAACGCCGAAGATGCCCATGACATTAC tACCGACGAGATGCGTGCCGAATGGAATCTCCGCCTTCACGAATGCTTCCCAGATTATGTGCGTGCTAAAGAACGTGGATGGCAACCAGAGGAGGTTACTGTAAAGAAAGAAGAAGTAGAGGAGTCTCCAACTCTTGTCAAACAAGAACTCACTCTTGTTAAACAAGAACCCACTTTTGCCGAGCAACTCGAGCCAATGGCTCAACCATTGGTGTAG
- the F18A1.1 gene encoding Receptor L-domain domain-containing protein (Confirmed by transcript evidence) yields MKWIILLLGIVFLCVAFYRPNENMETFQTENEFELRRKRQITKEFSHNFEKRAILPLKEFRRLPNGRNNREFTVNWDNIWSIRNFITRSGKILKKLTLLNFKSPENVKDVWHHRLVRGAKLDLKRHFFDFPDQEEPKVKIKLINNHDGWFPIEELRFNSDLVRDAVHIDTQEYECSFYEDHNFLPKYVKLIDKLGSFAVRIDHNCRWRYWNFDVSNIDINYFDLKFRSDLNYTSDVFVAYIKIQGFGKNIETLREKVVKPLRLNWIRDICSEQIVYENGCLLFENTDPSGVLLLEELRQIHYNRENFKRSAPFVLNLQKEDCLHISKKIELYEKFGIVALQILDNCPKQEKVLILDGRQPFDYVTNRDDIKFHKGDIVRYARIRYFALDEHLERLEKWFLQLGYSDVREIGNIDGSAEYPEVAVIGCISTFMPFPYLQKTRRNYTSLANTKYTIPIFYFRNNSGLDCEERRVSNVLRRVLGRFTVATSRNCECGPGTTSTTIWKNCQLHRGTVEITGSPEQKSLCKYNSIRKIQDGQLWIHDTSTVSNLDSFPRLEEVECGPVWNETDRRRLSAVRIDGYNQKFEHVELLKMKKKDDQCLKFVAVVGDKKRLPRYSESEWMNALGILENLVVWPELSHQLDDCEVVEGDLVIDGSAGGVLRMASGLRKVKRVLGNVIIKNLRSDFCELIKNLKYIDGDLIFENNPYLRRTSLSLRAVNGKIRMIRTPQLCWEVQKLRKVVQAFKMKHIYSDCANIEMDTLFEEYEEKCTFVEIIVSLCVLASILIFVCYVMIDVVIIFLKSLNFTRWRKIKELDIHLKTDPTAYLDEKSSDEEPDVMTWKRRILVKNRLDGRDVMGEKRKKEMKEYRANRKTINWRRKLGALTRSIQKNESDSEFSGQSWLRRKESRKNAKEMNEDQGKYEKEGLPIAVLTGLGETKWKGRTKNMALEARKADERELEYFEAVHKAIKEIIDDAEGDEEDRILMILEIMEKRKIIEPNEIITDTNKFEELLVQLENHLSEREKEKWIAWAKRKQQLRETAITTYGKGKSFNIYDKPVNLEEDYRLNAGVDNSEMFVKVKIETMNWRSSDESGTEDREL; encoded by the exons ATGAAATGGATAATTTTGTTGCTCGGTATCGTCTTTCTATGCGTTGCCTTTTATCGACCAAACGAAAATatggaaacttttcaaacggaaaatg AATTTGAGTTACGAAGGAAGCGACAAATTACCAAAGAGTTTTCACATAACTTTGAGAAGAGAGCGATTCTTCCTTTGAAAGAGTTTAGAAGACTTCCGAATGGACGGAATAATCGAGAATTCACTGTTAATTGGGACAATATTTGGTCGATTCGGAATTTTATCACAAGAAG TGGCAAGATACTTAAAAAGCTGACtctattgaatttcaaaagtcCGGAGAATGTGAAAGACGTATGGCATCACAGATTGGTTCGAGGCGCCAAGTTGGATCTCAAAagacattttttcgattttccag ACCAGGAAGAAccaaaagtgaaaattaaacTGATCAATAATCATGACGGATGGTTTCCTATTGAAGAATTACGATTCAATTCTGATTTGGTTAGAGATGCAGTTCATATTGATACTCAAGAATACGAATGCTCTTTTTACGAGGATCATAACTTTTTACCCAAATATGTGAAGCTAATTGACAAGTTGGGATCGTTTGCAGTTCGAATAGATCACAATTGTCGATGGAGATATTGGAATTTCgatgtttcaaatattgatatcaattattttgatttaaagTTTCGAAGTGATCTCAACTACACGTCAGACGTCTTTGTAGCatacataaaaattcaaggatttgggaaaaacattgaaactcTCAGAGAGAAAGTTGTTAAGCCACTCCGTTTGAATTGGATCAGGGATATTTGTAGTGAACAAATAG tgtatGAAAATGGATGccttttatttgaaaacacgGATCCAAGTGGTGTTCTATTATTAGAGGAGCTTCGTCAAATTCACTACAACAGAGAGAATTTCAAACGATCAGCTCCATTTGTCTTGAACTTGCAAAAAGAAGATTGTCTGCacatttcaaagaaaatcgaaCTGTACGAGAAATTTGGGATAGTTGCTCTTCAAATACTTGACAATTGTCCAAAACAAGAGAAAGTATTAATATTAGATGGAAGACAGCCCTTTGATTACGTTACGAATCGAGATgatatcaaatttcataaagGTGATATTGTACGTTACGCAAGAATTCGATACTTTGCACTGGATGAACACTTGGAAAGATTAGAGAAATGGTTTCTTCAATTGGGATATTCTGATGTCAGAGAAATTGGTAATATTGATGGATCGGCTGAATATCCAGAAGTTGCTGTAATCGGATGTATATCAACTTTTATGCCATTCCCATATCTACAAAAGACCAGAAGAAATTATACATCTTTGGCAAACACGAAGTATACT ATTCCAATATTCTATTTTCGAAACAATAGTGGTCTTGACTGTGAGGAAAGGAGAGTTTCAAATGTTCTTCGACGTGTTTTGGGTAGATTCACAGTGGCAACATCTCGAAACTGTGAGTGTGGACCAGGGACAACGTCTACGACAATTTGGAAGAACTGTCAGTTACACCGAGGAACAGTTGAAATTACTGGATCACCAGAACAAAAGAGCCTTTGCAAATATAATTCGATTCGTAAAATTCAAGATGGTCAACTTTGGATCCATGATACTTCTACTGTTTCCAATTTGGATAGTTTTCCGCGTCTAGAAGAAGTTGAATGTGGCCCCGTGTGGAATGAAACTGATAGGAGAAGGTTGTCAGCTGTAAGAATAGATGGATacaatcagaaatttgaacATGTGGAGCTACtaaagatgaagaaaaaagacgatcaatgtttgaaatttgtagcCGTTGTTGGTGATAAGAAAAGACTTCCAAGATATTCAGAATCTGAGTGGATG AATGCGTTGGgtattctggaaaatttggtgGTTTGGCCCGAATTATCCCATCAACTCGACGATTGTGAAGTTGTGGAAGGAGATCTTGTAATTGATGGAAGTGCTGGTGGTGTATTGAGAATGGCATCGGGACTTCGAAAAGTGAAACGAGTTCTTGGGAATGtgatcatcaaaaatttaagatcaGACTTCTGtgaattaatcaaaaatctgaaatacaTTGATGGTGATctcatatttgaaaacaatccATATCTGAGAAGAACTTCATTATCGCTGCGAGCTGTTAATGGAAAGATTCGGATGATTAGAACGCCTCAACTATGCTgggaagttcaaaaacttcgtAAAGTGGTACAAGCTTTCAAGATGAAGCATATATATTCTGACTGCGCCAACA TTGAAATGGACACTTTATTTGAAGAATACGAAGAAAAATGCACATTCGTGGAAATAATTGTGAGCCTCTGTGTATTGGCgtcaattttgatatttgtttGCTATGTGATGATAGATGTTGTGATCATCTTCCTGAAATCCCTGAATTTCACTCGatggagaaaaataaaagaattgGACATTCATCTCAAAACTGACCCAACAGCTTATTTGGACGAAAAATCTTCAGATGAAGAACCTGATGTGATGACGTGGAAGAGGAGAATTCTGGTTAAAAATCGTCTGGATGGACGGGATGTGATgggagaaaaaaggaaaaaggaaatgaaAGAATACCGagcaaatcgaaaaacaattaattggAGACGGAAGCTTGGAGCATTGACGAGATCCATTCAAAAGAACGAATCGGATAGTGAGTTCTCAGGACAAAGTTGGTTGAGAAGAAAAGAGTCAAGAAAGAATGCAAAAGAGATGAATGAAGATcaaggaaaatatgaaaaagaagGTCTTCCGATTGCAGTACTGACTGGTTTAGGAGAAACAAAATGGAAAGGAAGAACGAAGAACATGGCACTTGAGGCAAGAAAAGCTGATGAACGAGAATTGGAGTATTTTGAAGCAGTTCATAAAGCGATCAAAGAAATAATTGACGATGCAGAAGGTGACGAAGAAGATCGAATTCTGatgattttggaaataatggagAAAAGGAAAATTATTGAGCCGAACGAAATTATCACGGACACGAACAAATTCGAAGAGCTTCTGGTTCAACTGGAAAATCATTTGAGTGAACGTGAAAAGGAGAAGTGGATTGCCTGGGCTAAAAGGAAACAACAATTACGAGAGACGGCGATCACGACAtatggaaaaggaaaaagctTTAACATCTACGATAAGCCAGTTAATCTAGAAGAAGATTATAGACTGAATGCTGGTGTTGATAACTCGGAAATGTTTGTGAAAGTGAAAATAGAAACGATGAACTGGAGGTCTTCGGATGAGAGTGGAACTGAAGATCGAGAACTTTAA